One Brassica napus cultivar Da-Ae chromosome A1, Da-Ae, whole genome shotgun sequence genomic region harbors:
- the LOC106345522 gene encoding putative cysteine-rich repeat secretory protein 17 produces the protein MYISPSVSIRLLLVPILAVVAIQLLFVRAVSSVNMTNPYLHHKCFVTLGKYKPGSQYEKNLKRIISEFPKGSFKRGFISMTLGESPDFIVMLFQCRGDTHGPKCRSCYATAKPEFFKRCPRHKGGIIWYDQCSLYFSTIDSLGMIDYDNNFCMSNATKITDDLYNKVKPRHFIDDMIQNATRDANREAPYYTTEEKRVGKETIYGMAECSFDMSQKNCRKCLERNNFYFARCFWDKLGARVLGKSCSFRYEFYPFILPKAGPKYLKP, from the exons ATGTATATTTCACCGTCTGTATCAATACGCCTCCTTTTGGTCCCTATCTTGGCCGTGGTGGCCATACAACTTCTATTTGTACGCGCTGTTTCGTCAGTGAATATGACAAATCCGTACCTACACCATAAATGCTTTGTCACTCTAGGGAAATACAAACCGGGAAGTCAGTATGAGAAAAACCTAAAACGTATCATCAGTGAATTCCCTAAAGGAAGTTTTAAGAGAGGTTTCATCTCTATGACCCTTGGTGAAAGTCCTGATTTCATAGTCATGCTCTTTCAATGCCGCGGAGACACCCACGGGCCCAAATGCCGTTCTTGCTATGCTACCGCCAAACCCGAG TTTTTTAAGAGATGTCCAAGACACAAAGGTGGAATAATATGGTACGACCAAtgttctttatatttttctacGATCGATTCTTTAGGCATGATCGACTACGACAACAATTTCTGTATGTCCAATGCAACGAAAATAACCGACGATCTATATAACAAAGTCAAACCGCGGCATTTCATCGACGATATGATACAAAATGCCACTCGTGATGCTAACCGAGAAGCGCCGTACTACACGACGGAGGAGAAGAGGGTGGGGAAGGAAACAATATATGGAATGGCTGAGTGCTCCTTTGACATGTCGCAAAAAAACTGTAGGAAGTGTTTAGAACGAAATAATTTCTATTTTGCGAGATGTTTTTGGGATAAACTAGGAGCCAGAGTTTTAGGTAAAAGCTGTAGTTTTAGGTATGAGTTTTATCCTTTCATTTTACCTAAGGCCGGTCCTAAATATTTGAAGCCTTAA